CAAATTGCGCCGAATTCGGTCCGAACGCCACAGTCTCCCGTCTCCAACTCTTTGAAGAATGCCTTTACCGGTTCGTCAGGCTCCACGAGTAAGCTCAGCCTGGAAGTTATCGCTCCACCAGCGATATTCCGTGGGAGAGTGGTCATCAACGGAGTTGAAGTGAGCGGCTCCTAATGCGAACAAAGGAGTCATGCTAATGCTTTTTATCAAGAACTTTAACCTATGCGTTGCATTGACTCTCTCCACGCTTCGAACTACGCTTGAGGCGATTTTTCAACACTGGGTGCAACGGGGCGAGCCGGCATTAAATTTCCAGGGCCACTGTAAGAAAAACGGGGGAAATCTACACCTGTTGTTGTGGGCCGGTAAGGCCGTCCAGATCCTGCGTCGGGTCATGCCAACATTGGATATTCTCGCTAGATGGGAAGCGTAAGTGTGCTCCGTTTGAGCGGATCCGGACGAAGAAAGGAGGCATCGCGCAGATGCCGTGCAAAGCCCTGATTTCGACGTTTTCATCGCCGCCCATTCGCTGGGACCCAAAAAGGAACCGGCTGGCTCATTCCCGGGGTCTAAGGTGGTTGGTTTTGAGCGCGGCATTGGCCTTCTTGCCTGTAAACGCCCTGGCCCAGGCAAATTTTGCGTCAGTCAGCGGAGAAGTTCTTGATGCTCAAAAGGCTGCAATTCCCGGAGCTACAATAATCCTGACTTCCTCCGCCACTGGGCTCCGCCGCAGCACAGTTTCGAACGGTACCGGGTTCTATGATTTTACCGATGTGAACCCGGGCGATTACCAGCTTCGCGTGGAAGCGTCCGGTTTTCAAAGCGAGTTGCGTAACTTTGTACTGGCAGTCAATCAAGTTTTGCGGCTCGATCTCGCCCTGCAAGTTGGCAGCAAGACGCAGCAAGTTGTCGTGAAGGGGGTTCCGCCTCCGTTACGAACCACGGACGCTACTTTGGGAGAAGTCATTGATCCAACCTTGACAGGTCAGCTCCCGCTCGATGGCCGGCATGTGCTTGATCTGGCCATCATGGCCCCTGCTACTGCTCCGAACATGGGCATGGGAGTCCAGGACGGAAATCAAAACCAGCTCTATTGGCGGCCGGGACAGGGAACTGAATTCACCGCTGCCGGAAACCGTGCGAATGCAAACTACTACCTGCTGGACGGAACGGCGGATTCAGACCCTACGTTCTGGGCCTTATCTTTAAGCCCTTCACCAGATGCCATACAGGAATTCAAGGTCCAGACCGGGAGCTATTCCGCAGAGTTTGGGGGGGCTGGAGGGGCGCAGGTCAACATGATTACGCGCTCCGGCACCAATAACTTGCACGGGACCGCCTATGAATACCTGAGAAACACAGCCCTCGATGCGCGAGTATGGAACGCGACCAACGTTCCACACCTCGTTCAAAACCAGTTTGGCGCTTCGCTTGGAGGTCCCATCCAGAAGAACAAGACCTTCTTCTTCGCCAACTACGAAGGGTTCAGGTTCAGCAATCAGGTTTACCAGGTGGAGACCGTGCCCACAATGGCGGAGCGCTCGGGGGACTTCAGCCAGAGCGGGCAAACAATCTATGAGCCCAGCAAGTCCTCGCCGAACCCGGATTACAACCCGGCGCTGCCGGTAAGCGCCAGCAACCCGAAAATTGTCCGCAGCCCTTTTCCAGGCAACATGATTCCAACCTCGATGATCAGCTCGGTCGCAGCAGGGGCGCTTCAGCACGTTCCGTTACCGAACATCGAGATGCCCGGCGGTTCGGGCATGAGAATGGGTATGGGTCCGGTGTCCAGCGGGCTTGACTCGAACAATTATCTGGATGTGCGAACGGCGACACAGCCATGGGACGAGGGAACTTTCCGCCTCGACCGGAACTTTGGCGCGGGAGACGCCTTTTTCACCCGGTATACAATCGAACATGAAAGTGGATTTACGCCGGTCAATCTTCCCGGGTTTGGCCTGTTTAACGACAACATGGCTCAAAATCTGACGATCTCCTACACGCACATTTTTTCGCCGACCATGATTAATAATCTCTCGTTTGGCATGTCGCGCCTTTCCATGCACGAATATTCTGAGAACAACTTTACTCATGACTATGTTTCAGAACTCGGAGTTCAAGGGGTCTCCTGGGGGGGCAAAGGGTCTTGGGGAATGCCCTATTTTAATGTCCAGGGTTACAGCCCGATCGGCGACTCTTTCAGTGCGACGCCCGTCCACGACTGGGACACGCTCCTGCAGGTACAGGACACGTGGAACTGGCAAAAGGGGCGGCATTCGCTGAAGGCCGGCGGAGGCTACCTGCCTTTCTTCTGGCCCATGTGGGGCTTCTTTCAGACGCGCGGATATTATCAGTTCACGAATGGGTTCACCACACGCACGGCTACGAACGATGGCACGGGGTCAGGCCTGGCCAGCTTCCTGCTGGGCCTGCCGGTCGTCAAGCAGCGCCAGGCCGGCGTGCCGCAGATGAACCTGAGGCAGTGGTATGGCAACGCCTATGTCGAGGACAATTGGCGGATCACAGACGCTACCACGCTTGACATCGGATTGCGCTACGAATATATGAGCTCACTTTCCGACCTGGATGAGCCGGGAGCAAACCTCATTTTTCGAAACGGCGGCCTCGATGCCTTTGTGGGTGGTCAGGCTGGAATGCCGAGGGGCTTGTGGTATCCCAATGGCCTGAACTTCGCTCCGCGTTTCGGCTTCGCGCACCAGATTCGCAGCCTGGGAATTGTCTTCCGCGGTGGATTTGGCATGTTCTTTACACCAGTTGACATGAACACCTGGTGCAATCAGCGGCACAATCCGCCTTACGTTTTTGCTGAGACCCGGCAGAGCGATAATTACGTTCCCAGCCTCTCAGGGTTTGACTTCGCTCCTCCCGTTTTAGGCAAAACTGTAGTCAGCTTTGCCTCACTCGATCCGCACTCTCATCCGCAGTACATCAATCAATGGAGCTTTTCCGTGCAAAAAGC
The nucleotide sequence above comes from Acidobacteriota bacterium. Encoded proteins:
- a CDS encoding carboxypeptidase regulatory-like domain-containing protein, whose protein sequence is MPCKALISTFSSPPIRWDPKRNRLAHSRGLRWLVLSAALAFLPVNALAQANFASVSGEVLDAQKAAIPGATIILTSSATGLRRSTVSNGTGFYDFTDVNPGDYQLRVEASGFQSELRNFVLAVNQVLRLDLALQVGSKTQQVVVKGVPPPLRTTDATLGEVIDPTLTGQLPLDGRHVLDLAIMAPATAPNMGMGVQDGNQNQLYWRPGQGTEFTAAGNRANANYYLLDGTADSDPTFWALSLSPSPDAIQEFKVQTGSYSAEFGGAGGAQVNMITRSGTNNLHGTAYEYLRNTALDARVWNATNVPHLVQNQFGASLGGPIQKNKTFFFANYEGFRFSNQVYQVETVPTMAERSGDFSQSGQTIYEPSKSSPNPDYNPALPVSASNPKIVRSPFPGNMIPTSMISSVAAGALQHVPLPNIEMPGGSGMRMGMGPVSSGLDSNNYLDVRTATQPWDEGTFRLDRNFGAGDAFFTRYTIEHESGFTPVNLPGFGLFNDNMAQNLTISYTHIFSPTMINNLSFGMSRLSMHEYSENNFTHDYVSELGVQGVSWGGKGSWGMPYFNVQGYSPIGDSFSATPVHDWDTLLQVQDTWNWQKGRHSLKAGGGYLPFFWPMWGFFQTRGYYQFTNGFTTRTATNDGTGSGLASFLLGLPVVKQRQAGVPQMNLRQWYGNAYVEDNWRITDATTLDIGLRYEYMSSLSDLDEPGANLIFRNGGLDAFVGGQAGMPRGLWYPNGLNFAPRFGFAHQIRSLGIVFRGGFGMFFTPVDMNTWCNQRHNPPYVFAETRQSDNYVPSLSGFDFAPPVLGKTVVSFASLDPHSHPQYINQWSFSVQKALPGNIVAEIGYQGSRGYHLQRAYLINNAPPGPGPVQPRRPYQTITFVPGTSFEGDNPESFAIQSNTFPVSAINYLENTANSWYDAGWIDARREFHNGLTFLANYTWSKGLTDAPDFRSAMMQAAVPQNNSDLAAEKGPNGMDVPHRFVASVVYSPPGWGGDALLHRLTSSWTLGSIFTTEGGMPFTVGVFGDTANAGTLLGQNPIRANETGQPVFPTGTRTTAQWFSRAAFAAPAPYTFGNAGVNTVYGPSFTNLDLALQRQFSISERLRFIFRAEAFNALNHSNWGYPNNYVNTPQFGSITMAEGTGREIQLSARFDF